CACCAGGCCCGGATCAGCGGGGTCACCACCGCCCTGTGGGACGCCGGCTCCTTCATCAACCGCAACACCCTCCAGTGGCGCGAGCAGGGCCTGGTGGACCTGATCCGGGCGAGCTGGCGGACCCGGTCCGGCACCGCGTCCTCCGACCAGGTGTTCGTCCCGAAGTCCGCCCCCATCACCGACCACACCCTCACCCTCGAACGCAACGGCACCACGTTCCGGGGCCTGTGGCACGGTGACACCAAGCTGACCGCCGGCCGCGACTACACCGTCTCCGGTGACGCGCTCACGCTCACCAAGACCGCACTGACCAGGCTGGTGGGCGACCGCGCGTACGGGGTCAACGCCTCGCTCCAGGCCCGGTTCTCCGCCGGCGCGCCGTGGCCGATCGACGTGATCACCCACGACCTGCCGGTGCAGTCCGACGCGACCGGCACCACCGAGGCGTTCGCCATCCCCACGCAGTTCCGCGGTGACGTGCTGGCCACCATGCAGGCCCGGTACGCGGACGGCAGCAACGCGGGCACCGCGACTTGGACCCCGTACCAGGAGTTCCACCAGACCTTCTACCCGCGGTACGCCGACGGAACGCTGGTGCTGACCCCGGCCTTCCTCAACGCCCTCACCGACGGGGCCCCGGTGACGCTCACCTTCGACTTCTGGAGCGGCGCCGCCGTCACCTACCGCGTGACCCGGACCGGCACCACCGTCACGGGCACGGTCTCCTGAACACCACCCCGGCCACGGTTCCCGGCGGAACCGTGGCCGGGGCTCGGGTTCAGCGCAGCTGCCACTTCTGGTTGGCGCCGCCCGTGCAGGTCCACAGCACGAGCTTCGTGCCGTTCACCGTGCCGCCGCCGTAGGCGTCGAGGCACAGGCCGGACTGGACACCGGTGATCGTGCCGTCCGCGTTGACGTTCCACTGCTGGTTCGTGCCGCCGTGGCAGTCCCAGATCACGGCCGCCGTGCCGGGGCTGGTGCCGGCACCGTAGGCGTCGAGGCACTTGTTGCCGTACACCACCAGTTGCTTGCCCGACTGGGTCCACCGCTGGTTGCTGCCGCCGTGGCAGTCCCACAGGTGCACTGCGGCGCCGTTGGCCGTGCTGACGCCCTCGACGTCGACGCACCTGCCCGACTGGACGCCGACGATGCTGCCCTGCGGGGTGCCGCCGCCGGGTCGTTGGAACAGGCCGAATTCCGCGATCGCCGGGGTGGCCCGGGACCCGGTGACGCGCAGCCGAACTCGGCTCGTGGTGACCGGCGCGGACAGCCGGGTCAGCTTCTTCTGCCCGATCGTCGTGTCGGTGACGATCTGGGTCCACGCGGTGCCGTTCCAGGCGTCCACGGCGTAGGACTTCACGCGCTGGCCGAGGTTCAGGTCCTCCTGCACGGACACCACGTCGAAGGTCTTCGCCGCGGGCAGGGTGAACACCAGTCCGCCGGTCGTGGCGGTGGGCTGCCACGAGGTGTCGAGGTTGCCGTCCAGCGCCAGGGTCGGGGTGCGCCCGTCGAGGTTGCTCGTCCCGCTGTCGTTGGACACGGTCGCGCCGGCGGCGAGGTTCGTGCCGAAGGTGCCGGTGAGCCGGGCGTTGAACTGGTTGAGCACCGACACCGCCGACTGGTCCAGCACGCCTTGGCGGTTCGGCGAGACGTTGAGCAGGGAGTTGCAGTTGCGGCCCACCGACCCGTAGTACATGTCCTCCAGCTCCGGCACGCCCCGCCACACCTCGTTGGGCTGCCAGAACCAGTTGTGGCGCGCGGAGAGCGTGCCGTTGCACTCGCCGGGGGACCACTTCAGGTAGTTCCACGCGCTGGTCCCGTCCGCCTTGCGCTGCGACAGCAGGGCATCGCTGCCCAGGTCGGCGGCGCCGTTGCCGCCGGGCGGGTTGACGATGTTGTCCGCGGCGATCGCGGCGTTGCCGGCGTAGGGCACGACGTTCCACTCGGACTGGCGGGCGTAGCCGTTCTCGTTGCCGATCCACCGGATGTCCGGGCCGCCGTCGTTCTCCATCGCCGCGCCGGGCTGGAGGGTGCGGACGATCCTGATCCAGTCGAGGAAGTTGTAGGGCTGGTAGCGGCCGGTGGGGTTGGCCATGTCCCACCACACCTCGTCGATGGTGCCGTAGCGGGACATCACCTCGTAGAGGGTGTTCTCGAAGTAGGCGTTGTAGTCGTCGGCGTTGACGGTGAAGGTCACGCCGTTGACGACGTCGGCGGGGTTGCTCGGGATGGTGACCTGCCGCTGGGGGCTGCCGTTGGCGAACTTCCCGCCGCTGAGGTTCTCGTGCAGGTCGGCGGGGGAGAGGTAGACGCCGACCTTGAGCCCGTACTTGTGCATGGAGTCGGCGAAGTTGCGCATCACGTCGCCGTTGC
This DNA window, taken from Saccharothrix variisporea, encodes the following:
- a CDS encoding ricin-type beta-trefoil lectin domain protein, which translates into the protein MLSVLGAVVATLPAGTAAAAAPAQVVPVAPNDSPATIIANAANVVPSPRQLAWQRLERMAFIHFGVNTFTGREWGTGTEDPNVFQPTGLNTDQWAASLKEAGFKGGILTAKHHDGFVLFPSRYTTFDVASDLAWQNGNGDVMRNFADSMHKYGLKVGVYLSPADLHENLSGGKFANGSPQRQVTIPSNPADVVNGVTFTVNADDYNAYFENTLYEVMSRYGTIDEVWWDMANPTGRYQPYNFLDWIRIVRTLQPGAAMENDGGPDIRWIGNENGYARQSEWNVVPYAGNAAIAADNIVNPPGGNGAADLGSDALLSQRKADGTSAWNYLKWSPGECNGTLSARHNWFWQPNEVWRGVPELEDMYYGSVGRNCNSLLNVSPNRQGVLDQSAVSVLNQFNARLTGTFGTNLAAGATVSNDSGTSNLDGRTPTLALDGNLDTSWQPTATTGGLVFTLPAAKTFDVVSVQEDLNLGQRVKSYAVDAWNGTAWTQIVTDTTIGQKKLTRLSAPVTTSRVRLRVTGSRATPAIAEFGLFQRPGGGTPQGSIVGVQSGRCVDVEGVSTANGAAVHLWDCHGGSNQRWTQSGKQLVVYGNKCLDAYGAGTSPGTAAVIWDCHGGTNQQWNVNADGTITGVQSGLCLDAYGGGTVNGTKLVLWTCTGGANQKWQLR